Genomic DNA from Comamonas antarctica:
TGCCCGAGAGCCGCGATGTGTTTCCCAATCTCACGGTGCACCAGAACCTGCTGCTGGGCCAGAAGGGCAAGGGCCGCGGCAGCCGCTGGAGCTTCGACGACATGTACGCGATGTTCCCGCGCCTCAAGGAGCGCCAGCACACCGAGGCCGGCGTGATGTCGGGCGGCGAGCAGCAGATGCTCACGCTGTGCCGCACGCTGATGGGCGACCCCGACCTGATCATCATCGACGAACCCACCGAGGGCCTGGCGCCGAAGATCGTCGAGCTGGTCGGCGAGTACCTGCAGACCATCAAGTCGCGCGGCATCGCGGTGCTGCTGATCGAGCAGAAGCTGACCATTGCCATGCGCATTTCGGACCGGGCGCTGGTGATGGGGCATGGGGCCATCGTGTTCGATGGGACGCCGGACGGGTTGCGGGCGGATGAGCGCGTGCGCAAGGAGTGGCTGGAGGTGTAGGCACCGGGCGCGATGTACAGACCCGTTCGTGGCGAGCCGGCCTGCGCGGCCCGGTCGAACCATGGACGGCCTGTTCTGAAGTGCTGGCAAATCCTTCGCTGCGTTCTCCTGTTTCGAGGACAGGCCGTCCATCCTTCGACAAGCTCAGGACGAACGGGATTTTTTGAGTTTGCTGTCCGGTCAAGTGACAAACGCGGCGTTTGCAAGCTCACTGTCCTTACCCTCCGTTCGCCCTGAGCCTGCCTGCGCG
This window encodes:
- a CDS encoding ABC transporter ATP-binding protein; the protein is MLKIANLHAYYGKSHVLHGVDFDVNPGEIVALLGRNGSGRSTTAKAVMGLVDWEGTLEWKGEKLQGRKAYEIAHRGIGYVPESRDVFPNLTVHQNLLLGQKGKGRGSRWSFDDMYAMFPRLKERQHTEAGVMSGGEQQMLTLCRTLMGDPDLIIIDEPTEGLAPKIVELVGEYLQTIKSRGIAVLLIEQKLTIAMRISDRALVMGHGAIVFDGTPDGLRADERVRKEWLEV